One Marinibacterium anthonyi genomic region harbors:
- the cdhC_2 gene encoding Caffeine dehydrogenase subunit gamma produces MKITFRLNGETVTLEDAAETGTLLDWLREERGLTGTKEGCNEGDCGACSVIVTDDHGAKALNACILFLPQLDGKAVRTVEGLAGPDGALHPVQEAMVTHHGSQCGFCTPGFLASMACAHLNGQTDYDDRLAGNLCRCTGYAPIIRAAEAAADMPVPDWMKDIPPPAIGTSEYAPATSDELARIYHARPDATLVAGATDVGLWVTKGLKTPDPVIFMGRCEDLKTIDVSETEVRAGAMVDMERWRAAMAPLHPSYAEMIRRYGSVQVRGAATIGGNIANGSPIGDNPPALIALGATLHLRMGDERRALPLEEFFLAYGRQDREPGEFVEAVSFPRQEDRLCVYKLSKRFDQDISAVCGAFNITVEDGRVTGARIAFGGMAGVPKRATHAEAALRDTPWTMDTIAAAREALARDFQPMDDMRASAAYRLDAAGAMLARCFAETQGLVTSVLEVSA; encoded by the coding sequence ATGAAGATCACGTTCCGTCTGAACGGCGAAACGGTCACGCTCGAGGATGCGGCCGAAACCGGCACGCTTCTTGATTGGCTCCGCGAGGAGAGGGGCCTGACGGGCACCAAGGAGGGGTGCAACGAAGGCGATTGCGGCGCCTGTTCCGTCATCGTCACGGACGATCACGGCGCGAAGGCGCTGAACGCCTGCATCCTGTTCCTGCCCCAGCTGGACGGCAAGGCTGTGCGCACGGTCGAAGGCCTTGCCGGCCCCGACGGCGCGCTGCACCCCGTGCAGGAGGCCATGGTCACCCATCACGGCAGCCAGTGCGGTTTTTGCACCCCCGGGTTCCTGGCCTCGATGGCCTGCGCGCATCTGAACGGGCAGACGGATTACGACGACCGGCTGGCGGGCAATCTTTGCCGCTGCACCGGTTATGCGCCGATCATCCGCGCCGCCGAGGCCGCCGCCGACATGCCCGTGCCGGACTGGATGAAGGACATCCCCCCGCCCGCCATCGGCACGTCGGAATATGCGCCCGCCACGTCGGACGAACTGGCGCGGATCTACCACGCGCGGCCCGATGCCACGCTGGTGGCCGGGGCCACGGACGTGGGGCTGTGGGTCACCAAGGGGCTGAAGACGCCGGACCCGGTGATCTTCATGGGCCGCTGCGAGGATCTGAAGACCATCGACGTGAGTGAAACCGAGGTGCGCGCTGGCGCCATGGTCGACATGGAACGCTGGCGCGCGGCGATGGCACCGCTGCACCCGTCCTATGCCGAGATGATCCGCCGCTATGGGTCCGTCCAGGTGCGCGGCGCGGCGACGATCGGGGGCAATATCGCCAACGGCTCGCCCATCGGGGACAACCCGCCGGCGCTGATCGCGCTTGGCGCGACGCTGCATCTGCGGATGGGTGACGAACGGCGGGCGCTGCCGCTGGAGGAGTTCTTCCTGGCCTATGGCCGGCAGGACCGGGAACCCGGGGAATTCGTGGAAGCGGTGAGTTTCCCGCGCCAGGAAGACAGGCTGTGCGTCTACAAGCTGTCGAAACGGTTCGACCAGGATATCTCGGCCGTGTGCGGGGCGTTCAACATCACCGTGGAAGACGGCCGCGTCACCGGCGCCCGCATCGCCTTTGGCGGCATGGCGGGCGTGCCCAAGCGCGCGACCCATGCCGAGGCCGCCCTGCGCGATACCCCCTGGACCATGGACACCATCGCCGCCGCGCGCGAGGCGCTGGCACGGGATTTCCAGCCGATGGACGACATGCGCGCCTCGGCGGCCTACCGGCTGGACGCGGCCGGCGCCATGCTGGCGCGCTGTTTCGCCGAAACCCAGGGGCTGGTCACATCGGTGCTGGAGGTGAGCGCATGA
- the dnaE1 gene encoding DNA polymerase III subunit alpha: protein MSSTPGFVHLRLHTEYSLLEGAVRLKKLPGQCTTLGMPAVAVTDTNNLFCALEFSVYAADAGLQPILGMQTDLAYLTPEPGQKPRPPAPLVLLAQNETGYENLMALNTCLYVGKGGQLPQVTLEELEAHSDGVICLTGGPDGPVGRLLQTGHRPEAEALVQRLAKTFPDRLYIELQRHPGEDGQPEAERLTERGHVEMAYAMDLPLVATNDVYFPKPDMYEAHDALICIAEGAYVDQQEDRRRLTSQHYLKSPQEMATLFADLPEAIENTVEIAQRCAFMAYRRDPILPKFADNEVAELRRQAVEGLKARLEVIPHAAPVEEYEKRLEFELGIIEGMGFPGYFLIVADFIKWAKDHDIPVGPGRGSGAGSLVAYALTITNLDPLRYSLLFERFLNPERVSMPDFDIDFCMDRREEVIRYVQEKYGHDKVAQIITFGALLSKAAVRDVGRVLQLPYGQVDRLSKMIPVEGVKPVSIEKALQDEPRLREEARNEEVVNRLLTYGQQVEGLLRNASTHAAGVVIGDRPLDRLVPLYQDPRSDMPATQFNMKWVEQAGLVKFDFLGLKTLTVIQNAIDLILKSGRPLHVAADGTELYAPVPGTENDIDAIPLDDEATYKLYAAAKTVAVFQVESSGMMDALKRMKPTCIEDIVALVALYRPGPMENIPTYCEVKNGLKQITSVHPSIDHILAETQGIIVYQEQVMQIAQVMAGYSLGGADLLRRAMGKKIKEAMDAERPKFEKGAAENGVDKKKATEVFDLLEKFANYGFNKSHAAAYAVVSYQTGWLKANHPVEFMAGVMNCDIHLTDKLAIYFEEVRKGLALPYVPPCVNRGQPTFDVRDGQLIYALGALKNVGIEAMKLVTEGRGDHPFVNLYDFARRVDLKKVGKRPLEMLVRSGAFDTLDGNRRRVFDSLDALVAYSAAIHEQKASAQVSLFGEAGEDLPEPRLSPVSDWLPAERLGEEFKAIGFYLTGHPLDDYMAPLRRQNVLTLDDVTAKAQGGPLIAKLAGVVTARQERKSAKGNRFAFVGMSDPTGNYEVTLFSEALEASREFLETGSNVVVTVEATMESDQLKLLGRSVAPIDKAVAAGGTSGLRIYIDDAKAVAIVAGVLEQANAAAKAAARGPVQLCLQHPSLPGEVDLDLGSDFAVNPQIKGALKSLDGVVTVEDL from the coding sequence ATGAGCAGCACCCCCGGATTCGTCCACCTCCGCCTTCACACCGAATATTCCCTTCTCGAAGGCGCCGTCCGCCTGAAGAAACTGCCGGGCCAATGCACGACGCTCGGCATGCCCGCGGTGGCGGTGACGGACACCAACAACCTTTTCTGCGCGCTTGAGTTTTCCGTCTATGCCGCCGACGCCGGGCTGCAGCCGATCCTCGGCATGCAGACCGACCTGGCCTACCTGACACCGGAACCGGGCCAGAAACCCAGGCCCCCCGCGCCGCTGGTCCTGCTTGCGCAGAACGAGACCGGGTATGAAAACCTCATGGCGCTCAACACCTGTCTCTACGTGGGCAAGGGCGGTCAGCTGCCGCAGGTCACGCTTGAGGAGCTGGAGGCGCATTCGGACGGTGTCATCTGCCTGACCGGGGGCCCCGATGGCCCCGTCGGGCGGCTGCTGCAGACCGGTCACCGGCCCGAGGCCGAAGCGCTGGTGCAGCGTCTGGCGAAAACCTTCCCGGACCGGCTGTACATCGAACTGCAACGCCATCCCGGCGAGGACGGCCAGCCCGAAGCCGAACGGCTCACCGAACGCGGCCATGTGGAAATGGCCTATGCCATGGACCTACCGCTGGTGGCGACCAACGATGTCTACTTCCCGAAACCGGACATGTACGAGGCCCACGATGCGCTGATCTGCATCGCCGAGGGCGCCTATGTCGACCAGCAGGAAGACCGCCGCCGGTTGACCTCGCAGCATTACCTGAAGTCCCCGCAGGAGATGGCGACGCTGTTCGCGGACCTGCCCGAGGCCATCGAGAACACCGTCGAGATCGCGCAGCGCTGCGCCTTCATGGCCTATCGCCGCGACCCGATCCTGCCGAAATTCGCCGACAACGAGGTCGCCGAACTGCGCCGCCAGGCCGTCGAGGGGCTGAAGGCCCGGCTGGAGGTCATTCCCCACGCCGCGCCCGTCGAGGAATACGAGAAGCGGCTGGAATTCGAGCTGGGCATCATCGAGGGCATGGGCTTTCCCGGCTACTTCCTGATCGTTGCCGACTTCATCAAGTGGGCCAAGGATCACGACATCCCGGTGGGGCCGGGGCGGGGGTCCGGGGCGGGCAGCCTGGTGGCCTATGCGCTGACCATCACCAACCTCGACCCGCTGCGCTACAGCTTGCTGTTCGAACGGTTCCTGAACCCCGAACGGGTGTCGATGCCCGACTTCGACATCGACTTCTGCATGGACCGCCGCGAAGAGGTGATCCGCTACGTGCAGGAGAAATACGGCCACGACAAGGTGGCCCAGATCATCACCTTCGGCGCGCTTCTGTCCAAGGCCGCCGTGCGCGACGTGGGCCGGGTGCTGCAACTGCCCTATGGCCAGGTCGACCGGCTGTCCAAGATGATCCCCGTCGAAGGGGTCAAGCCGGTGTCGATCGAAAAGGCGCTGCAGGACGAACCCCGCCTGCGGGAAGAGGCGCGCAACGAAGAGGTCGTCAACCGGCTGCTGACCTATGGCCAGCAGGTCGAGGGGCTGCTCAGGAACGCATCCACCCACGCCGCCGGCGTGGTGATCGGCGACCGGCCGTTGGACCGGCTGGTGCCGCTGTACCAGGATCCGCGGTCCGACATGCCGGCGACCCAGTTCAACATGAAATGGGTGGAACAGGCCGGGCTGGTGAAGTTCGACTTCCTCGGCCTCAAGACCCTGACCGTCATCCAGAACGCGATCGACCTGATCCTGAAATCCGGCCGGCCCCTGCACGTCGCCGCCGACGGAACCGAACTGTACGCCCCCGTTCCCGGCACCGAGAACGACATCGACGCGATCCCGCTGGATGACGAGGCCACGTACAAGCTCTACGCCGCCGCCAAGACGGTCGCGGTGTTCCAGGTGGAAAGCTCGGGCATGATGGATGCGCTGAAGCGCATGAAACCCACCTGCATCGAGGATATCGTCGCGCTCGTGGCGCTGTATCGTCCGGGGCCGATGGAAAACATCCCGACCTATTGCGAGGTCAAGAACGGGCTCAAGCAGATCACGTCCGTCCACCCCTCGATCGACCATATCCTGGCGGAGACCCAGGGCATCATCGTCTACCAGGAACAGGTGATGCAGATTGCCCAGGTGATGGCGGGCTATTCGCTTGGCGGCGCCGACCTGCTGCGCCGCGCCATGGGCAAGAAGATCAAGGAGGCGATGGACGCCGAACGTCCCAAGTTCGAAAAGGGCGCGGCGGAGAATGGCGTCGACAAGAAGAAGGCGACCGAGGTCTTCGACCTTCTGGAGAAATTCGCCAACTACGGCTTCAACAAGTCCCACGCGGCGGCCTACGCCGTGGTCAGCTACCAGACCGGCTGGCTGAAGGCGAACCACCCGGTCGAGTTCATGGCCGGCGTCATGAACTGCGATATCCACCTGACCGACAAGCTGGCGATCTATTTCGAGGAGGTCCGTAAGGGTCTGGCGCTGCCCTATGTGCCGCCCTGCGTGAACCGCGGCCAGCCGACCTTCGACGTCAGGGACGGGCAGTTGATCTATGCGCTGGGCGCGCTGAAGAACGTCGGCATCGAGGCGATGAAGCTGGTGACGGAAGGACGGGGCGACCACCCCTTCGTCAACCTCTACGATTTCGCCCGCCGTGTGGACCTGAAGAAGGTCGGCAAGCGCCCGCTCGAGATGCTGGTGCGCTCGGGCGCCTTCGACACGCTCGACGGCAACCGCCGCCGCGTCTTCGATTCGCTCGACGCGCTGGTCGCCTATTCGGCGGCGATCCACGAACAGAAGGCTTCGGCCCAGGTGTCGCTGTTCGGCGAAGCGGGCGAAGACCTGCCGGAACCGCGCCTGTCGCCGGTGTCGGACTGGCTGCCGGCGGAACGTTTGGGCGAGGAATTCAAGGCGATCGGCTTCTACCTGACGGGCCACCCGCTGGACGATTACATGGCCCCGCTGCGCCGTCAGAACGTGCTGACGCTGGACGACGTGACGGCCAAGGCCCAGGGCGGCCCGCTGATCGCCAAGCTGGCGGGCGTGGTCACCGCGCGCCAGGAACGGAAATCGGCCAAGGGCAACCGCTTTGCCTTTGTCGGCATGTCCGATCCCACGGGCAATTACGAGGTCACGCTGTTCTCCGAGGCGCTGGAGGCGTCGCGCGAGTTCCTGGAAACCGGGTCGAACGTGGTGGTCACGGTCGAGGCGACGATGGAATCGGATCAGCTGAAGCTGCTGGGCCGGTCGGTCGCGCCGATCGACAAGGCGGTGGCGGCAGGCGGGACATCCGGACTCAGGATCTACATCGACGACGCCAAGGCGGTGGCGATCGTGGCGGGTGTGCTGGAACAGGCCAACGCGGCGGCGAAGGCCGCGGCGCGGGGGCCGGTGCAATTGTGCCTGCAGCACCCGTCCTTGCCGGGCGAGGTGGACCTGGACCTCGGCTCGGATTTCGCGGTGAACCCGCAGATCAAGGGCGCGCTGAAATCGCTGGATGGCGTGGTGACGGTCGAGGACCTCTGA